In a single window of the Rhodamnia argentea isolate NSW1041297 chromosome 2, ASM2092103v1, whole genome shotgun sequence genome:
- the LOC115752712 gene encoding uncharacterized protein LOC115752712 isoform X3 — MGSGFKPSTPTSRPQVNEDLTSHMLNNECDGFIAMVGQLSNDESSNLPTPCTSSTTPVPNGNLQGAAYSGNRDSPSGSATLTVGDFPFGNMTSSVIRSSHTSRNSNSPILRGQGLHTPGVSWNYFGVPESSSYGNSVTLDNLMNSRPCVRGPLISRDYTDFRGNASAGLRTIGPTWATNVQIDHDSVVVSSVANGATNLQNSPANLKIMQANSSRGSQYLLQGQSSNKNTPSHQLMGNLKDQMLLAPLLNQRSDSVQVGEDSGDMSNMLQFRPPEILDGRLLTLSTGPHTEMSSKPIVSSSCSTQETGGGNNGQKGSLLHPENSTSVGSALLQNVDGNTVRYQNATFCSRHQEIRSSQCGNLHLQHCNGRCIYPGSGNGNLSLQGSLDMRSANIGQSHLVSSSKSPVSDHSVLRGLAQHGSTRFPSLSSPFCQNNAQAGSHALGNSRTQVDRNVSGVPSKSISPSNSIFSPRHGQSGNLGQSWTNHVVKPVPNLLSCSSKSSCALPSAVKQPELQQISNMPVGPSRKREAPQLPAATYNVVRRKTQPITSSSVSSSTQTAIPSQPITHSSVPTSRQTAKTLQLTTSPCIPSSRPTLTSLQPVTSSHIPSSRQNATPSQPIRQVALPLPLLAEQHRSIAGFVPTPQFVPAFPYPAQPMQYFPVQHQGALVQPHIQGPNQVAPFLPHQAQSVRCLSNLRQNSLPLASPHRVPVHPYYPPLPQHSPAARAGQTTRQIAQPSAPALPPRIVPWAARPLPGKDNSSALSAHIRLQVEDEASQLIGHKCFLCKRDLRYVPGSGPISIPSRPPTISVLPCGHTFHESCLDWITPEDQAKDPPCITCIFGED; from the exons ATGGGAAGCGGATTCAAGCCGTCAACCCCCACTTCCCGTCCACAAGTGAATGAAGATCTTACTTCCCATATGCTAAACAATGAATGTGATGGCTTTATTGCGATGGTTGGTCAATTGAGTAATGATGAAAGTAGCAATCTTCCCACTCCTTGTACATCGTCAACAACTCCTGTTCCAAATGGGAACCTGCAAGGAGCAGCTTATTCAGGCAACAGGGACTCCCCATCAGGTAGTGCTACCCTTACAGTTGGTGACTTCCCGTTCGGTAATATGACAAGTTCAGTAATCAGGTCCAGTCATACTAGCAGAAATAGCAACTCCCCCATCCTGCGAGGACAAGGTCTGCATACTCCTGGCGTAAGTTGGAACTACTTTGGGGTGCCTGAGAGTAGCTCCTATGGTAACTCAGTCACATTGGACAATTTGATGAATAGTAGACCCTGTGTCCGGGGTCCATTGATTTCAAGAGATTATACTGATTTCAGAGGCAATGCAAGTGCAGGACTGAGGACAATTGGACCGACATGGGCAACAAATGTACAGATAGATCATGATTCTGTGGTTGTTAGTAGTGTAGCCAACGGTGCCACCAATCTTCAGAATTCTCCCGCAAACTTGAAAATCATGCAGGCGAATTCAAGCAGAGGCTCACAATACTTGTTGCAAGGACAATCAAGCAATAAGAATACTCCTAGTCATCAGTTAATGGGGAATCTCAAGGACCAAATGCTACTTGCACCTTTGCTAAATCAAAGATCAGATAGTGTTCAAGTAGGAGAGGACAGCGGTGACATGTCCAACATGCTGCAGTTCAGACCTCCTGAAATACTTGATGGAAGACTTTTGACCCTTTCAACAGGACCTCACACAGAGATGAGCTCAAAACCTATTGTCTCAAGCAGCTGTAGTACTCAAGAAACTGGTGGGGGCAATAATGGTCAAAAAGGTAGTCTGTTGCATCCTGAAAACAGCACATCCGTAGGTTCTGCTCTACTGCAGAATGTGGATGGTAACACTGTAAGGTACCAAAATGCCACTTTCTGCAGTAGACACCAAGAAATCAGGTCAAGCCAGTGCGGCAATTTACACTTGCAGCATTGCAATGGTAGATGCATCTATCCTGGATCAGGCAATGGAAACCTAAGTCTTCAAGGAAGCTTGGATATGAGATCTGCAAATATAGGTCAAAGTCATCTAgtgtcatcttcaaaatcacCTGTCAGTGACCACTCTGTACTGCGCGGTTTGGCACAGCATGGGTCGACCAGGTTTCCATCTTTGTCTTCTCCGTTTTGTCAGAATAATGCTCAAGCAGGTTCTCATGCACTGGGTAATTCTCGTACACAAGTTGACAGGAATGTTTCGGGAGTACCCTCTAAATCAATTTCTCCGAGTAACAGCATCTTCTCTCCTCGGCATGGTCAATCCG GTAATCTAGGGCAAAGTTGGACAAATCATGTGGTTAAGCCAGTTCCAAATCTTCTTAGCTGCAGTTCCAAATCTTCTT GTGCGTTACCCAGCGCTGTTAAGCAACCTGAGCTTCAACAAATCTCTAATATGCCTGTTGGACCATCTCGTAAGAGGGAGGCACCGCAACTTCCAGCGGCTACTTATAACGTGGTTCGCAGGAAGACCCAGCCCATCACTTCATCATCAGTTTCTTCTTCAACTCAAACAGCAATACCTTCACAACCTATCACTCATTCATCAGTTCCTACTTCAAGACAAACTGCAAAAACTTTACAACTGACCACTAGTCCATGCATCCCATCTTCAAGGCCAACTTTGACGTCTTTACAACCTGTTACATCTTCACATATACCTTCTTCAAGACAAAATGCTACTCCTTCGCAACCCATACGCCAGGTTGCTTTGCCTCTGCCCCTTTTGGCCGAGCAGCATCGATCCATTGCAGGTTTTGTCCCAACACCACAATTTGTGCCAGCATTTCCTTACCCTGCCCAGCCAATGCAGTATTTCCCCGTCCAACATCAGGGTGCTTTAGTTCAGCCACATATTCAAGGACCAAACCAGGTTGCTCCATTTCTCCCTCACCAAGCTCAATCTGTAAGATGTCTTTCAAATCTACGTCAAAATTCTCTACCTCTAGCTTCACCTCATAGGGTCCCTGTGCATCCATATTATCCACCTCTACCTCAGCATTCTCCGGCAGCTCGTGCAGGGCAGACTACAAGGCAAATTGCTCAACCTTCGGCACCGGCTTTACCCCCAAGAATTGTACCATGGGCTGCTCGTCCACTGCCGGGAAAAGATAATTCTTCTGCACTTTCTGCACATATCAGATTGCAAG TTGAAGATGAAGCTTCCCAGCTCATTGGACACAAATGTTTCCTGTGCAAGAGGGATCTTCGATATGTACCAGGATCAGGTCCTATCTCAATACCATCCCGTCCACCCACCATTTCTGTTCTTCCCTGTGGTCACACATTCCATGAATCTTGTTTGGACTGGATCACTCCCGAAGACCAGGCTAAAGATCCTCCATGTATCACCTGTATTTTTGGGGAGGACTGA
- the LOC115752712 gene encoding uncharacterized protein LOC115752712 isoform X2 encodes MTGRGNMGSGFKPSTPTSRPQVNEDLTSHMLNNECDGFIAMVGQLSNDESSNLPTPCTSSTTPVPNGNLQGAAYSGNRDSPSGSATLTVGDFPFGNMTSSVIRSSHTSRNSNSPILRGQGLHTPGVSWNYFGVPESSSYGNSVTLDNLMNSRPCVRGPLISRDYTDFRGNASAGLRTIGPTWATNVQIDHDSVVVSSVANGATNLQNSPANLKIMQANSSRGSQYLLQGQSSNKNTPSHQLMGNLKDQMLLAPLLNQRSDSVQVGEDSGDMSNMLQFRPPEILDGRLLTLSTGPHTEMSSKPIVSSSCSTQETGGGNNGQKGSLLHPENSTSVGSALLQNVDGNTVRYQNATFCSRHQEIRSSQCGNLHLQHCNGRCIYPGSGNGNLSLQGSLDMRSANIGQSHLVSSSKSPVSDHSVLRGLAQHGSTRFPSLSSPFCQNNAQAGSHALGNSRTQVDRNVSGVPSKSISPSNSIFSPRHGQSGNLGQSWTNHVVKPVPNLLSCSSAGALPSAVKQPELQQISNMPVGPSRKREAPQLPAATYNVVRRKTQPITSSSVSSSTQTAIPSQPITHSSVPTSRQTAKTLQLTTSPCIPSSRPTLTSLQPVTSSHIPSSRQNATPSQPIRQVALPLPLLAEQHRSIAGFVPTPQFVPAFPYPAQPMQYFPVQHQGALVQPHIQGPNQVAPFLPHQAQSVRCLSNLRQNSLPLASPHRVPVHPYYPPLPQHSPAARAGQTTRQIAQPSAPALPPRIVPWAARPLPGKDNSSALSAHIRLQVEDEASQLIGHKCFLCKRDLRYVPGSGPISIPSRPPTISVLPCGHTFHESCLDWITPEDQAKDPPCITCIFGED; translated from the exons a TGACAGGTAGAGGCAACATGGGAAGCGGATTCAAGCCGTCAACCCCCACTTCCCGTCCACAAGTGAATGAAGATCTTACTTCCCATATGCTAAACAATGAATGTGATGGCTTTATTGCGATGGTTGGTCAATTGAGTAATGATGAAAGTAGCAATCTTCCCACTCCTTGTACATCGTCAACAACTCCTGTTCCAAATGGGAACCTGCAAGGAGCAGCTTATTCAGGCAACAGGGACTCCCCATCAGGTAGTGCTACCCTTACAGTTGGTGACTTCCCGTTCGGTAATATGACAAGTTCAGTAATCAGGTCCAGTCATACTAGCAGAAATAGCAACTCCCCCATCCTGCGAGGACAAGGTCTGCATACTCCTGGCGTAAGTTGGAACTACTTTGGGGTGCCTGAGAGTAGCTCCTATGGTAACTCAGTCACATTGGACAATTTGATGAATAGTAGACCCTGTGTCCGGGGTCCATTGATTTCAAGAGATTATACTGATTTCAGAGGCAATGCAAGTGCAGGACTGAGGACAATTGGACCGACATGGGCAACAAATGTACAGATAGATCATGATTCTGTGGTTGTTAGTAGTGTAGCCAACGGTGCCACCAATCTTCAGAATTCTCCCGCAAACTTGAAAATCATGCAGGCGAATTCAAGCAGAGGCTCACAATACTTGTTGCAAGGACAATCAAGCAATAAGAATACTCCTAGTCATCAGTTAATGGGGAATCTCAAGGACCAAATGCTACTTGCACCTTTGCTAAATCAAAGATCAGATAGTGTTCAAGTAGGAGAGGACAGCGGTGACATGTCCAACATGCTGCAGTTCAGACCTCCTGAAATACTTGATGGAAGACTTTTGACCCTTTCAACAGGACCTCACACAGAGATGAGCTCAAAACCTATTGTCTCAAGCAGCTGTAGTACTCAAGAAACTGGTGGGGGCAATAATGGTCAAAAAGGTAGTCTGTTGCATCCTGAAAACAGCACATCCGTAGGTTCTGCTCTACTGCAGAATGTGGATGGTAACACTGTAAGGTACCAAAATGCCACTTTCTGCAGTAGACACCAAGAAATCAGGTCAAGCCAGTGCGGCAATTTACACTTGCAGCATTGCAATGGTAGATGCATCTATCCTGGATCAGGCAATGGAAACCTAAGTCTTCAAGGAAGCTTGGATATGAGATCTGCAAATATAGGTCAAAGTCATCTAgtgtcatcttcaaaatcacCTGTCAGTGACCACTCTGTACTGCGCGGTTTGGCACAGCATGGGTCGACCAGGTTTCCATCTTTGTCTTCTCCGTTTTGTCAGAATAATGCTCAAGCAGGTTCTCATGCACTGGGTAATTCTCGTACACAAGTTGACAGGAATGTTTCGGGAGTACCCTCTAAATCAATTTCTCCGAGTAACAGCATCTTCTCTCCTCGGCATGGTCAATCCG GTAATCTAGGGCAAAGTTGGACAAATCATGTGGTTAAGCCAGTTCCAAATCTTCTTAGCTGCAGTTC TGCAGGTGCGTTACCCAGCGCTGTTAAGCAACCTGAGCTTCAACAAATCTCTAATATGCCTGTTGGACCATCTCGTAAGAGGGAGGCACCGCAACTTCCAGCGGCTACTTATAACGTGGTTCGCAGGAAGACCCAGCCCATCACTTCATCATCAGTTTCTTCTTCAACTCAAACAGCAATACCTTCACAACCTATCACTCATTCATCAGTTCCTACTTCAAGACAAACTGCAAAAACTTTACAACTGACCACTAGTCCATGCATCCCATCTTCAAGGCCAACTTTGACGTCTTTACAACCTGTTACATCTTCACATATACCTTCTTCAAGACAAAATGCTACTCCTTCGCAACCCATACGCCAGGTTGCTTTGCCTCTGCCCCTTTTGGCCGAGCAGCATCGATCCATTGCAGGTTTTGTCCCAACACCACAATTTGTGCCAGCATTTCCTTACCCTGCCCAGCCAATGCAGTATTTCCCCGTCCAACATCAGGGTGCTTTAGTTCAGCCACATATTCAAGGACCAAACCAGGTTGCTCCATTTCTCCCTCACCAAGCTCAATCTGTAAGATGTCTTTCAAATCTACGTCAAAATTCTCTACCTCTAGCTTCACCTCATAGGGTCCCTGTGCATCCATATTATCCACCTCTACCTCAGCATTCTCCGGCAGCTCGTGCAGGGCAGACTACAAGGCAAATTGCTCAACCTTCGGCACCGGCTTTACCCCCAAGAATTGTACCATGGGCTGCTCGTCCACTGCCGGGAAAAGATAATTCTTCTGCACTTTCTGCACATATCAGATTGCAAG TTGAAGATGAAGCTTCCCAGCTCATTGGACACAAATGTTTCCTGTGCAAGAGGGATCTTCGATATGTACCAGGATCAGGTCCTATCTCAATACCATCCCGTCCACCCACCATTTCTGTTCTTCCCTGTGGTCACACATTCCATGAATCTTGTTTGGACTGGATCACTCCCGAAGACCAGGCTAAAGATCCTCCATGTATCACCTGTATTTTTGGGGAGGACTGA
- the LOC115752712 gene encoding uncharacterized protein LOC115752712 isoform X1: protein MTGRGNMGSGFKPSTPTSRPQVNEDLTSHMLNNECDGFIAMVGQLSNDESSNLPTPCTSSTTPVPNGNLQGAAYSGNRDSPSGSATLTVGDFPFGNMTSSVIRSSHTSRNSNSPILRGQGLHTPGVSWNYFGVPESSSYGNSVTLDNLMNSRPCVRGPLISRDYTDFRGNASAGLRTIGPTWATNVQIDHDSVVVSSVANGATNLQNSPANLKIMQANSSRGSQYLLQGQSSNKNTPSHQLMGNLKDQMLLAPLLNQRSDSVQVGEDSGDMSNMLQFRPPEILDGRLLTLSTGPHTEMSSKPIVSSSCSTQETGGGNNGQKGSLLHPENSTSVGSALLQNVDGNTVRYQNATFCSRHQEIRSSQCGNLHLQHCNGRCIYPGSGNGNLSLQGSLDMRSANIGQSHLVSSSKSPVSDHSVLRGLAQHGSTRFPSLSSPFCQNNAQAGSHALGNSRTQVDRNVSGVPSKSISPSNSIFSPRHGQSGNLGQSWTNHVVKPVPNLLSCSSKSSCALPSAVKQPELQQISNMPVGPSRKREAPQLPAATYNVVRRKTQPITSSSVSSSTQTAIPSQPITHSSVPTSRQTAKTLQLTTSPCIPSSRPTLTSLQPVTSSHIPSSRQNATPSQPIRQVALPLPLLAEQHRSIAGFVPTPQFVPAFPYPAQPMQYFPVQHQGALVQPHIQGPNQVAPFLPHQAQSVRCLSNLRQNSLPLASPHRVPVHPYYPPLPQHSPAARAGQTTRQIAQPSAPALPPRIVPWAARPLPGKDNSSALSAHIRLQVEDEASQLIGHKCFLCKRDLRYVPGSGPISIPSRPPTISVLPCGHTFHESCLDWITPEDQAKDPPCITCIFGED, encoded by the exons a TGACAGGTAGAGGCAACATGGGAAGCGGATTCAAGCCGTCAACCCCCACTTCCCGTCCACAAGTGAATGAAGATCTTACTTCCCATATGCTAAACAATGAATGTGATGGCTTTATTGCGATGGTTGGTCAATTGAGTAATGATGAAAGTAGCAATCTTCCCACTCCTTGTACATCGTCAACAACTCCTGTTCCAAATGGGAACCTGCAAGGAGCAGCTTATTCAGGCAACAGGGACTCCCCATCAGGTAGTGCTACCCTTACAGTTGGTGACTTCCCGTTCGGTAATATGACAAGTTCAGTAATCAGGTCCAGTCATACTAGCAGAAATAGCAACTCCCCCATCCTGCGAGGACAAGGTCTGCATACTCCTGGCGTAAGTTGGAACTACTTTGGGGTGCCTGAGAGTAGCTCCTATGGTAACTCAGTCACATTGGACAATTTGATGAATAGTAGACCCTGTGTCCGGGGTCCATTGATTTCAAGAGATTATACTGATTTCAGAGGCAATGCAAGTGCAGGACTGAGGACAATTGGACCGACATGGGCAACAAATGTACAGATAGATCATGATTCTGTGGTTGTTAGTAGTGTAGCCAACGGTGCCACCAATCTTCAGAATTCTCCCGCAAACTTGAAAATCATGCAGGCGAATTCAAGCAGAGGCTCACAATACTTGTTGCAAGGACAATCAAGCAATAAGAATACTCCTAGTCATCAGTTAATGGGGAATCTCAAGGACCAAATGCTACTTGCACCTTTGCTAAATCAAAGATCAGATAGTGTTCAAGTAGGAGAGGACAGCGGTGACATGTCCAACATGCTGCAGTTCAGACCTCCTGAAATACTTGATGGAAGACTTTTGACCCTTTCAACAGGACCTCACACAGAGATGAGCTCAAAACCTATTGTCTCAAGCAGCTGTAGTACTCAAGAAACTGGTGGGGGCAATAATGGTCAAAAAGGTAGTCTGTTGCATCCTGAAAACAGCACATCCGTAGGTTCTGCTCTACTGCAGAATGTGGATGGTAACACTGTAAGGTACCAAAATGCCACTTTCTGCAGTAGACACCAAGAAATCAGGTCAAGCCAGTGCGGCAATTTACACTTGCAGCATTGCAATGGTAGATGCATCTATCCTGGATCAGGCAATGGAAACCTAAGTCTTCAAGGAAGCTTGGATATGAGATCTGCAAATATAGGTCAAAGTCATCTAgtgtcatcttcaaaatcacCTGTCAGTGACCACTCTGTACTGCGCGGTTTGGCACAGCATGGGTCGACCAGGTTTCCATCTTTGTCTTCTCCGTTTTGTCAGAATAATGCTCAAGCAGGTTCTCATGCACTGGGTAATTCTCGTACACAAGTTGACAGGAATGTTTCGGGAGTACCCTCTAAATCAATTTCTCCGAGTAACAGCATCTTCTCTCCTCGGCATGGTCAATCCG GTAATCTAGGGCAAAGTTGGACAAATCATGTGGTTAAGCCAGTTCCAAATCTTCTTAGCTGCAGTTCCAAATCTTCTT GTGCGTTACCCAGCGCTGTTAAGCAACCTGAGCTTCAACAAATCTCTAATATGCCTGTTGGACCATCTCGTAAGAGGGAGGCACCGCAACTTCCAGCGGCTACTTATAACGTGGTTCGCAGGAAGACCCAGCCCATCACTTCATCATCAGTTTCTTCTTCAACTCAAACAGCAATACCTTCACAACCTATCACTCATTCATCAGTTCCTACTTCAAGACAAACTGCAAAAACTTTACAACTGACCACTAGTCCATGCATCCCATCTTCAAGGCCAACTTTGACGTCTTTACAACCTGTTACATCTTCACATATACCTTCTTCAAGACAAAATGCTACTCCTTCGCAACCCATACGCCAGGTTGCTTTGCCTCTGCCCCTTTTGGCCGAGCAGCATCGATCCATTGCAGGTTTTGTCCCAACACCACAATTTGTGCCAGCATTTCCTTACCCTGCCCAGCCAATGCAGTATTTCCCCGTCCAACATCAGGGTGCTTTAGTTCAGCCACATATTCAAGGACCAAACCAGGTTGCTCCATTTCTCCCTCACCAAGCTCAATCTGTAAGATGTCTTTCAAATCTACGTCAAAATTCTCTACCTCTAGCTTCACCTCATAGGGTCCCTGTGCATCCATATTATCCACCTCTACCTCAGCATTCTCCGGCAGCTCGTGCAGGGCAGACTACAAGGCAAATTGCTCAACCTTCGGCACCGGCTTTACCCCCAAGAATTGTACCATGGGCTGCTCGTCCACTGCCGGGAAAAGATAATTCTTCTGCACTTTCTGCACATATCAGATTGCAAG TTGAAGATGAAGCTTCCCAGCTCATTGGACACAAATGTTTCCTGTGCAAGAGGGATCTTCGATATGTACCAGGATCAGGTCCTATCTCAATACCATCCCGTCCACCCACCATTTCTGTTCTTCCCTGTGGTCACACATTCCATGAATCTTGTTTGGACTGGATCACTCCCGAAGACCAGGCTAAAGATCCTCCATGTATCACCTGTATTTTTGGGGAGGACTGA
- the LOC115752723 gene encoding uncharacterized protein C1450.15 — translation MEGTKKKRKPKTSDEASTTGELASLYAFSLHLACGLILAAALWIARAVESVDLVSDPSRTLRLVWVMECPVVILLYSLVRERPAQTSYIRALIRGALALPAGALVNALGAIALGAPVGTQYLVNTINWSLMMSTLTVVPAACVFGASWNSWQRIFACTKPVSSMDFMICLPAHGAIIGAWFGAWPMPLDWERPWQEWPICVSYGAIIGYLVGMVASLGFILLRHGHHHVKVD, via the exons ATGGAggggacgaagaagaagaggaagccgAAGACCTCCGACGAAGCTTCCACGACCGGAGAACTCGCCTCGCTTTACGCTTTCTCGCTCCACTTGGCATGCGGGCTGATCTTGGCGGCGGCATTGTGGATCGCTCGCGCCGTCGAATCCGTCGATCTCGTCTCCGATCCTTCTCGAACTCTCCGCCTCGTTTGG GTCATGGAGTGTCCGGTCGTGATCCTTCTCTACAGTCTTGTCCGAGAGAGGCCTGCACAAACCTCG TATATCAGAGCTCTCATTCGTGGTGCGCTTGCATTGCCGGCCg GGGCTCTTGTTAATGCTTTGGGAGCTATTGCGTTGGGTGCGCCTGTTGGGACACA GTACTTAGTGAATACCATTAATTGGTCCCTCATGATGTCGACCTTGACT GTTGTGCCGGCCGCTTGTGTTTTCGGTGCCTCATGGAACAGTTGGCAACGTATCTTTGCATGTACAAA GCCAGTCAGTTCTATGGATTTCATGATTTGCCTGCCTGCTCATGGTGCAATTATTGGAGCTTGGTTTGGTGCATGGCCTATGCCACTTGATTGGGAAAGGCCATGGCAG GAGTGGCCTATCTGTGTGAGTTACGGAGCCATAATAGGGTATCTTGTTGGAATGGTGGCATCTCTGGGCTTTATTCTCCTTCGACATGGACATCATCATGTGAAAGTAGACTAG